Proteins from a genomic interval of Mesobacillus sp. S13:
- a CDS encoding DNA translocase FtsK: MSWIKRIFTMFQNDDDDEITDIDREQPDSKPIIREQNEKRDVEAKVLYQYPKGQFRFPLMPDEKNAPEKTKPKKGRQEKASQVDEIKPFIKEQGSLRMTKFENDLFQDPHQNSVVDARTTFKREPDRKTNEVSRTQKAKEPSPKFHYESRKDNGPKFRQPFKPTEIPSPIYAFNRPPRKSQTQTNLEDVEYELTGFERSQASMVEQSIQTNRATAVEEQPGSTQVHNEELMQELYIEDDLAETLDPESSDMEAQLEQAELETEALEMILNERSELLSDESQMETQTDAKHRLEVSEENDFEQTEVHGTIDFQTEGKSETNESVVSDFLQTEEVHEPADFSQTEESSGTSAHLEKARELNALSPNVDSQENQEIEVSYEEPQTEQSLEAEPIEAKPAEPKRQLPFNVLMLKQDKRKWEARNMSKYPSFMTEERKTGASEQSERDQQSDVEEVSVIDQIHSSADDNSSDAQPIQQEEPSTAYSSAAPAPVKSQIEPEENTSHTQDEPLQTVVHPAAVYDFPPLELLSPPVFKAPDPEWLSEQEQMLNDTLRNFNVGARVVNVTQGPSVTRFEVQPEPGVKVNKITNLSDDIKLSLAAKDIRIEAPIPGKHTIGIEVPNHSSRPVLLSEILQSADFMDLESPLSVALGLDIAGNPIVTDLKKMPHGLIAGATGSGKSVCINTMLVSLLYKAHPDEVKLLLIDPKMVELAPYNRIPHLVSPVITDVKAATASLKWAVEEMERRYELFAHTGVRDIGRFNELAEKHRRFSEKLPYIVIVIDELADLMMMAPGDVEEAICRIAQKARACGIHLIIATQRPSVDVITGLIKANVPTRIAFSVSSQVDSRTIIDISGAEKLLGRGDMLFLENGSSKPFRLQGTFVTDNEIDDIVAFVREQRAPQYLFEQDELLKKAQVTEDEDELFYEACEFVIDQGGASTSSVQRRFKIGYNRAARLIEMMEQQGFISEGKGSKPRDVLITAADLEAFQETSAFN, from the coding sequence TTGAGTTGGATTAAAAGAATTTTTACTATGTTCCAAAACGATGATGATGATGAAATTACTGATATCGACCGTGAGCAGCCTGATTCAAAGCCCATAATTAGAGAGCAGAATGAAAAAAGGGATGTAGAAGCAAAAGTTTTATACCAATATCCAAAAGGGCAGTTTCGTTTTCCACTAATGCCGGATGAGAAAAACGCTCCTGAAAAAACAAAGCCGAAAAAAGGGCGACAGGAAAAAGCAAGCCAAGTTGATGAAATCAAACCTTTCATTAAAGAGCAAGGTTCGTTAAGAATGACGAAATTTGAAAATGATCTATTTCAAGATCCACACCAGAATTCTGTTGTGGATGCTAGAACCACATTCAAACGTGAACCTGACAGGAAGACTAATGAAGTATCCAGGACCCAAAAGGCCAAGGAACCTTCACCGAAATTCCATTATGAATCAAGGAAGGACAACGGACCTAAATTCAGGCAGCCCTTCAAGCCAACAGAAATCCCGTCACCGATTTATGCATTTAACAGGCCTCCTAGAAAAAGCCAGACCCAAACGAATCTGGAGGATGTTGAATATGAACTGACTGGTTTCGAAAGAAGTCAGGCCAGTATGGTGGAACAATCGATTCAAACCAATAGAGCTACTGCTGTAGAGGAACAGCCTGGATCAACTCAAGTGCATAATGAGGAACTGATGCAAGAATTATACATAGAAGATGATCTTGCTGAAACACTAGATCCAGAATCCAGTGACATGGAGGCGCAGCTAGAACAGGCGGAATTGGAAACTGAGGCCCTTGAAATGATCCTCAATGAACGTTCTGAGCTACTTAGTGATGAGTCTCAAATGGAAACACAGACTGATGCCAAACATCGTCTCGAAGTATCAGAAGAGAACGACTTCGAACAAACCGAAGTACATGGAACAATAGACTTCCAAACCGAGGGAAAGTCTGAAACAAATGAATCAGTAGTAAGTGATTTCCTACAAACCGAAGAAGTGCATGAACCAGCAGACTTCTCACAAACCGAAGAAAGTTCAGGAACATCAGCACATCTAGAAAAAGCAAGAGAGCTAAATGCCCTGTCTCCAAATGTGGATTCTCAAGAAAATCAGGAAATAGAAGTTTCATATGAGGAGCCACAAACTGAACAAAGTCTTGAAGCTGAACCAATAGAGGCTAAACCTGCAGAACCAAAAAGGCAGCTTCCTTTTAATGTTCTCATGCTTAAGCAGGACAAGAGGAAGTGGGAAGCGCGCAATATGTCTAAGTATCCCTCTTTTATGACGGAGGAAAGAAAGACAGGTGCTTCTGAACAGTCAGAAAGGGATCAGCAATCTGATGTTGAAGAGGTTTCAGTTATTGATCAGATTCATTCATCTGCAGACGACAATTCATCTGATGCTCAGCCTATTCAGCAGGAAGAGCCGTCAACGGCTTATTCATCTGCTGCACCAGCGCCAGTGAAATCTCAAATCGAACCGGAAGAAAACACTTCACATACCCAAGATGAGCCGTTGCAGACAGTAGTTCATCCAGCTGCAGTATACGATTTCCCGCCGCTGGAATTGTTGAGCCCTCCTGTATTCAAAGCACCGGATCCTGAATGGCTTTCAGAGCAGGAACAGATGCTGAATGATACGCTAAGGAATTTCAACGTAGGCGCAAGGGTGGTCAATGTGACACAGGGGCCGTCCGTTACCCGCTTCGAGGTGCAGCCGGAGCCTGGAGTGAAAGTAAATAAAATTACTAATCTATCAGATGATATTAAACTAAGCCTGGCGGCGAAGGATATCCGGATCGAGGCACCAATTCCCGGAAAGCATACCATAGGGATTGAAGTGCCGAACCATTCGAGCAGGCCGGTATTATTAAGTGAAATTTTACAATCGGCAGATTTCATGGATCTTGAATCTCCATTATCGGTGGCTCTGGGACTTGATATCGCCGGAAATCCAATTGTGACTGATCTGAAAAAGATGCCACATGGATTGATTGCCGGTGCCACTGGCTCGGGAAAAAGTGTCTGCATCAATACGATGCTTGTCAGCTTGCTTTATAAAGCACACCCAGATGAGGTGAAGCTGTTGCTAATCGACCCGAAAATGGTTGAATTGGCACCATATAACCGCATTCCGCACCTTGTCAGCCCAGTCATCACAGATGTAAAAGCAGCGACAGCCTCGCTGAAGTGGGCAGTTGAGGAAATGGAAAGACGTTATGAATTGTTCGCTCATACAGGTGTTCGTGATATTGGCAGGTTCAATGAACTTGCTGAGAAGCACCGCAGATTTTCTGAAAAGCTTCCATACATCGTCATTGTGATTGACGAACTTGCGGATCTGATGATGATGGCACCAGGTGATGTAGAGGAGGCTATTTGCCGGATCGCTCAAAAAGCACGTGCATGTGGCATCCACTTGATCATTGCAACACAGCGTCCATCCGTTGATGTTATAACTGGTCTGATCAAAGCGAATGTTCCTACAAGAATTGCGTTCTCTGTTTCCTCACAGGTGGATTCCAGGACGATCATTGATATCAGCGGGGCAGAAAAGCTTCTTGGCCGTGGGGATATGCTGTTCCTGGAAAATGGGTCATCAAAGCCATTCCGTCTGCAGGGAACCTTCGTGACGGACAATGAGATCGATGACATTGTTGCCTTTGTAAGGGAGCAGCGAGCTCCGCAATACTTGTTTGAACAGGATGAACTGCTGAAGAAAGCTCAGGTGACGGAAGACGAAGATGAACTTTTCTATGAAGCCTGTGAATTTGTCATTGATCAGGGTGGCGCTTCCACTTCAAGCGTCCAGCGCCGTTTTAAAATCGGCTATAACCGCGCGGCGAGACTGATTGAAATGATGGAGCAGCAAGGGTTCATTTCTGAAGGAAAGGGAAGCAAGCCAAGGGATGTCCTTATCACTGCTGCTGACCTTGAGGCCTTCCAGGAAACTAGTGCATTCAATTAA
- a CDS encoding DUF1444 domain-containing protein, translating into MDSRKMRKELENRLQHPDRTFSYDREKDQLRIENKNTGRGITIALPGIVAKWQDQKEKAIDEVVYYVSEGLNAMDSQLELSGKEKNIFPVIRATSFPSEAEEGVPFLYDDHTAETRIYYALDLGTTYRLIDSKLLKKEGWSADQVRETALFNVRSLSVKLKEDRVAENTFYFLNSNDGYDASRILNTSFLNEMKKRMKGTMAVAVPHQDVLIIADVENNTGYDILAQMTMSFFASGRVPITALSFLYEDGELEPVFILGKTKKE; encoded by the coding sequence ATGGATAGCAGAAAAATGCGAAAAGAACTGGAGAATCGCCTTCAACATCCCGACCGTACTTTTTCCTACGACCGGGAAAAGGACCAGCTGAGAATTGAAAATAAAAATACTGGCCGCGGCATCACCATCGCCTTGCCTGGTATTGTTGCCAAATGGCAGGATCAAAAGGAAAAAGCGATTGATGAGGTAGTCTATTATGTGTCAGAGGGCCTGAATGCAATGGATAGCCAGCTCGAGTTGTCAGGAAAGGAAAAAAATATCTTTCCTGTCATCCGTGCGACGTCATTTCCATCAGAAGCTGAGGAAGGGGTCCCTTTCCTTTACGATGATCATACCGCGGAAACAAGGATCTACTATGCTTTGGATTTAGGCACAACATACAGGCTGATTGATTCAAAGCTATTGAAAAAAGAAGGATGGTCAGCTGACCAGGTTCGCGAGACAGCTTTGTTCAATGTCCGTTCACTCTCCGTCAAGCTGAAAGAGGACCGTGTGGCCGAGAACACCTTTTATTTCCTCAATTCCAATGACGGTTACGATGCGAGCAGGATTTTAAATACGAGCTTCTTGAATGAAATGAAGAAAAGGATGAAGGGAACCATGGCTGTGGCCGTACCGCATCAAGATGTCTTGATCATTGCCGATGTGGAAAATAACACAGGCTATGATATTTTGGCACAGATGACGATGAGCTTTTTTGCGAGTGGAAGAGTGCCAATCACGGCCCTGAGCTTCCTATATGAAGATGGAGAACTGGAACCAGTCTTTATTTTAGGAAAAACAAAAAAGGAATAG
- a CDS encoding thioredoxin family protein → MKNLESMEQFEALKNDGKHIFLFTAGWCPDCRVIEPVLPEIESKYSDYGFVSVDRDDFIDLCIQLDVYGIPSFVAFENGEELGRFVSKNRKTQTEIENFIEGLA, encoded by the coding sequence ATGAAAAACTTAGAATCAATGGAACAGTTTGAGGCGTTGAAAAACGATGGTAAACATATATTCTTATTTACGGCTGGCTGGTGCCCGGATTGCCGTGTGATCGAACCGGTGCTGCCGGAAATCGAAAGCAAATACAGTGATTACGGATTTGTATCCGTTGACCGTGATGATTTTATCGATCTTTGCATCCAGCTTGATGTTTACGGTATCCCTAGCTTTGTCGCTTTTGAAAATGGCGAAGAGCTTGGGCGTTTTGTCAGCAAGAACAGAAAGACACAGACTGAAATCGAAAACTTCATTGAAGGTCTTGCTTAA
- a CDS encoding DUF84 family protein, with amino-acid sequence MRIAVGSKNPAKINAVKAAFLGDPYEIVPVDAESGVSDQPMSDEETIKGAVNRAIQAAELGKADIGIGLEGGVQQTPYGLMLCNWGALAVKGMEPIIAGGARIPLPDEIARQLLTGAELGPVMDDYAKKQNVRKNEGAVGIFTNGQINRSEMFTHVMKLLAGQYEYQIGQGKKTV; translated from the coding sequence ATGAGAATAGCGGTAGGTTCAAAGAATCCGGCTAAAATCAATGCAGTGAAGGCTGCGTTCCTTGGCGATCCATACGAAATTGTTCCTGTTGATGCTGAATCAGGTGTCAGTGACCAGCCGATGTCTGATGAGGAAACCATCAAAGGGGCAGTCAACAGGGCCATACAGGCTGCAGAACTCGGGAAAGCAGACATTGGTATTGGACTCGAGGGAGGCGTCCAGCAGACACCATATGGACTGATGCTATGCAATTGGGGAGCTCTGGCTGTCAAAGGGATGGAGCCGATCATTGCCGGCGGCGCAAGGATTCCACTCCCAGACGAGATCGCCAGACAGCTATTGACGGGAGCCGAGTTGGGACCGGTGATGGACGACTATGCAAAAAAACAAAATGTCCGCAAAAACGAAGGTGCAGTCGGTATTTTCACGAATGGACAAATCAACAGAAGTGAAATGTTCACACATGTAATGAAACTGCTGGCCGGACAATATGAGTATCAAATAGGACAAGGGAAAAAGACAGTCTAA
- a CDS encoding M42 family metallopeptidase: protein MNEQTLSLFKTLTELPGAPGNEHAVRKFMREQLEQYSDELIQDKLGSVFGVKKGDPNGPKIMVAGHMDEVGFMVTSITKNGMIRFQTLGGWWSQVLLAQRVQIMTNNGPVTGVIGSIPPHLLDESKRNKPMEIKNMLIDIGADDKEDAIKIGIKPGQQIVPICPFTPMANEKKILAKAWDNRYGCGLAIELLKETKDIQLPNMLYSGATVQEEVGLRGAQTAANMIDPDIFFAMDASPANDMSGDKNEFGQLGKGTLLRILDRSMVTHRGMREFILDMAETHDIPYQYFVSQGGTDAGRVHTSNQGVPSAVIGICSRYIHTAASMIHVDDYAAAKELLVKLVKAADKTTVETIKQNS, encoded by the coding sequence ATGAACGAGCAAACATTGAGTCTGTTTAAAACACTGACAGAATTACCTGGAGCTCCAGGCAACGAGCATGCAGTCCGCAAATTCATGCGCGAGCAATTGGAACAGTATTCTGACGAGCTGATCCAGGATAAACTGGGCAGTGTGTTCGGCGTTAAAAAAGGGGATCCAAACGGTCCGAAAATCATGGTTGCCGGCCATATGGATGAAGTTGGCTTCATGGTCACATCCATTACGAAAAACGGGATGATCAGATTCCAGACTCTTGGCGGCTGGTGGAGCCAAGTCTTGCTGGCACAGCGCGTGCAAATCATGACAAACAATGGACCGGTAACAGGTGTAATCGGCTCGATTCCGCCTCATCTGCTGGATGAGTCAAAGCGCAATAAGCCGATGGAAATCAAGAACATGCTGATTGATATCGGTGCAGATGATAAGGAAGATGCCATCAAGATCGGCATCAAACCAGGCCAGCAAATCGTGCCAATCTGTCCGTTCACTCCAATGGCAAATGAAAAGAAAATCCTTGCTAAAGCATGGGATAACCGATATGGCTGCGGACTGGCAATCGAGCTGTTGAAAGAAACGAAGGATATTCAGCTGCCAAACATGCTGTACTCAGGCGCTACAGTCCAGGAAGAGGTCGGCTTAAGAGGAGCACAGACAGCGGCTAACATGATCGACCCAGACATCTTCTTCGCAATGGATGCAAGCCCGGCTAATGATATGTCAGGTGATAAGAACGAGTTCGGCCAGCTAGGGAAGGGAACTCTGTTAAGGATTCTTGACCGTTCAATGGTCACGCACAGGGGCATGAGAGAGTTCATCCTCGATATGGCGGAAACTCATGATATTCCATACCAGTACTTCGTTTCCCAGGGCGGAACGGATGCAGGAAGAGTTCATACATCCAATCAGGGCGTTCCGAGTGCCGTTATCGGCATCTGCTCACGATACATCCATACAGCAGCTTCCATGATTCACGTCGATGACTATGCGGCTGCCAAGGAACTTCTTGTCAAGCTTGTAAAAGCAGCAGATAAGACAACTGTGGAAACAATCAAGCAAAATAGCTAA
- a CDS encoding PepSY domain-containing protein, with protein MNWKAFFIGVGAGLAGAYAVKELASQKETVSADKVLNHAKAAFKKSGPISGSWINMTAEPYSKPPVDYQVYKGGISRNVDGKVEQYEFIADAATGAILDAYPLN; from the coding sequence ATGAACTGGAAAGCCTTTTTCATTGGCGTTGGCGCCGGACTGGCTGGTGCGTATGCTGTAAAGGAACTTGCGTCACAAAAAGAAACCGTTTCAGCCGATAAAGTACTGAATCATGCGAAGGCAGCGTTTAAAAAATCAGGGCCAATCAGTGGCTCATGGATTAATATGACTGCTGAACCTTATTCAAAACCACCGGTTGATTACCAGGTATATAAAGGTGGGATTTCCCGCAATGTCGACGGCAAGGTGGAGCAATATGAATTTATCGCGGATGCAGCCACAGGAGCCATTCTCGATGCCTATCCGCTAAATTAA